gcatttatttaggcggtcgacaaggcagtgcgtgatgtggcgttgtgacgggggtttgctcacgtggcctcgtttgtgttgatgcgcaggaagatgagatgcgggcagacgcagacgcgtacagagagacgagcccggtctgcagcaggatgtgtggcgcggcgcgccgagtgcagagcagcgcgcgccgcctgggccgggctgggcccgcccggcggcgggccgcgctgttgtcgcggacgtgagcgccccctggcgggtggtcggaggcggcgcggtggacgtgtgtccggttggccagtgcacattgcgagtggctggctggcggtcggcggcgagacgggagaggaggtatgtgtcgcgggcgcctttgctgcgctgcgtcgttgcgtgcctgggcgtgcgcctgtcgactgtgtgtgactgtgttgggcgttgtgccacgtacgtgtgtgctcggccgaaggcgtcggaagaaaaagagagagagagacgggcgggaaagtgggtcggtgtgcgtgcgtcgcccgtgatgcgatgatgtcgcgtcatgtcatgtcatgtctttgcgaaacggctgccgagaggtgtgtggtggcgagcgggaatgtgcgtttggtggttgccggccggccggcagttgttggtggttcctcctgtgtggttgtttgtgctgctttgatggcaacgtggaaggacgccggtttttccgtgccttgcgtgtggttgtgtcgacggtgactggttgggggtgtgcgccgatgcacgtgccatgttgttatgtttgggtcgtgagtgtgtttttggctgtgttgttgtgtacgggaagggggagagaggaggaggcggcggcggcggcggcggcggcggcggcgggggtgatagtgcgtgcagtagtgccgttgcgacgggcgtcgggtggagccgtgcgtagtggcggaaaggtgtaggttgcgggaagcgagcccgtcgcgtgtcgtcgtcgacgacggggtcgcgtgcgctgtgaatcgagagtggcgggaaaggggcagcgtgccgctgtgtcgtggtcgttagcagaggcctgtgtgcctgtccgtttgttttctgtcggacgcttggtgcgaggtgtttgttttgttttgttgccgccgccgcggttgtttttgtttgtcggctgtgctgtgtcggtgggtcggcgagctgttttgcggtgcgtgaatgtgttggtgcaaaagtggcggcggcgtcatggctgcgaccgcgacgagccgcgggcgcgccattgatgatgttgaacacagagcggctgtgtgcaatgggaggccttgtgtacgggtagcggtgttgtcgtacgtgcatccggcccggtgcggaaagcgccgttgcggttgcgggttgcctctggtcgcgacgtgtggtgctcggctttgtgggtttttttggtgcccctttggccggtgggtggtgtttgttgttttgtgtgtgtgtgtgtgtgtgtgtgtgtgtggtcggtctctttggcgctcggtatatatctgcctcctgctcggtcttgttgtcgacgtcgtctgtagttttttgcggcttgccgacgaccgaccgaccgaactactacctacctgtgacagctacgtgtggcgcccgaaggtgaacgtaacgtgacctcggcgcccttagcctaacctaagatgtccggccgtaaggtaggtgcggccacctgacgcctcacgtccgaacgcttaacctaactttgacgcctaacctaactttaacccttaacctaacccacgtccacctaacgtaacctaacctaacccaagcgacgccaaccctaacctaaggtgttgtacactgcgaatgtcgaaggcatgttatagtcttaggtggagagcactacacgcaacaagcggctacacgggtagcaggggttgtgtggcgtgggctgggcggttttgttaggttagatggccttgggcaagtacagaaagggggcaacagcagcctcaacgggtgcggggaccaagcagcaatcggtatcgtttgttaattgtcaactgtcgaagctgcgttggtacagtaccggaaccgcaagcgctgacagagaaagcaccgaagctctgcaatcgtgataaggtacagaaagctggctgacgccagggataaattctgccgaaattgtcacaaaggtacagacggtgttttagaaaggctcgattgcatgcaaccggtggtggtgtgttcgtcgctgtttgagtagtagttttgatcctgtagtgaagtagaggtggatggttcctgtgaaatattgtgggtggaggttacacccaacaaccgagctaggtttaataataattggctcctttgaccgacctcccgacgcagcagcattagtggcagaacaacggagagacggattttggaaacacatttcacatacattttcctcagcatgttagggtcttaggtggagatttcaatttacccgatatagactgggacactcagatgatgttcaggacgggtggtagggggacagagagcatcgagtgacattatactgagtgcactgtccgaaaatcacctcgagcaaaatgaacagagaaccgactcgtggagataacatcgtggacctacggatgacaaacagacccgaacgtgtttcgactctgtatgtgcagaacagggacgcagtgatcataaggccgttgcagggaggacggtgtatctatctgttttggctagcaagagtaatagaaggcagatttgcagacgacccgacagatgaaaaggcaaatgcctgttccgacactgacaatgttgagtgttcatggagaaagtgcaaggcaatggtaaaaatgcgtttttagacaggtacgtgccgagtgtcgaactgtgagggatgggaaaaaaaacccaccgtggtatactacaacaacaacgttaggaaactgttgcgaaagcaaagagagcttcacccaaagtttaaacgcagccaaaacctccgagacaaacagaagctaaacgatgtccaaagtgtgagcgtaaggagggctatgcgtgaagcgttcagtgaattcgaaagtagaacaaaccctatgtaccgacgttgacagaaaatgctaggacgttccggtcttgcgttgaatcagtaagtggctcgaaacagcatatccagacactccggcatggtgatggcattgaaacagaggatgacacgcgtaaagctgtgaaatacctaaacacctgtttccaaagctgtttcacagaggacggaccgcactgcagttccgtctctaaatgctcgcacgaacgagaaaccggctgacatcgaaataagtgtccaaggaggaatgggaaagtccgccggacccgacgggattaccaattcgcgattcctacacagggtacgcgaaacaacctgccccccttctaacagccgtgtaccgcaagtctctggagaggaagggagggttccaaatgattggaaaagagcacaggtagtcccagtcgtcgagcagatgcgcaaaaaccatagacccatatctctgacgtcgatgtgttgtagaacatgttgtttgctcgagtatcatgtcgtttgtggaaactccagagtctactatgtaggaatccatgttggattccggaaacagcgatcgtgtgtgagacccccagctcgctttatttgcgcatgagacccagaaaatatgagatacaggctcccaggtggatgccattgtcgttgacgtccggaaggcgttcgatacagctccgcaccgtcgcctgataaacgacgtaagagtctacagaatatcagaccaactgtgtggctggattgacgagatgttagcagacggaacacagcatgttgttatcaatggagagacagacgtctacagacgttaaagtaacccctggcgtgccacgggggagtgttatgggaccattgcttttcacaattcatatcatataaatgagctagtagatagtgccggacgttccatgcgtcgtttcgcggatgatgtgctgtatgtagtatacagagaggttgcaggacgatcggcagcggataggcacccggtgcagggagtggcaactgtccccttaacatagacaaatgtgatgtattgcgaatatacagaaagaaggatcgtttattgtatgattgattatatgatagcgggacaaacactggtagctgtgacgtctgtaaaatatgtatctgggagtatgcgtgcggaatgatttggaagtggaatgatgatcagataaaagtaattgttggtaaggcgggtaccaggttgagatgcactgggagaatgcttagcaaaaatgtagtccatcaacaaaggaggtggcttacaaaaacacgcgttcgaccgacccatacgtgagtgttgcccaccagtgtgggatgcgtagcaggtcgggttgacggaggagatagagaaaggtccaacgtttcgtcacagggttatgtggtaaccgtgatagttaagtggcagactctgcaagggaggcgctctctgcatcgcggtgtagcttgctcgccaggttttcgagagggtgcgtttccggatgaggtatcgaatatattgcttccccgtacgtatatacctcccgaggagatcccgaatgtagtaaaagtagagagattcgagcgcgcacggaggctttcagacagtcgttgttcccgcgaaccatacgcgactggaacggcaaagggaggcaatgacgacagtggcacgtaacgtaaaaagtgccctccgccacacaccgttgggtggcttgcggcgtataaatgtaggaggtcggctgtcgtgtgtgcttggaggcagattcggtgtgtctgtagttgcggacggcggtcagcccccctcgcgtaagcggcgaggggcggcggcgctcggttggccggtgccgatgttgcgcaggcggcgcccgttttgtttgcggcgggcaattttgtgagaaaggggcgcgaatgttggcgggcgaggtggcccgacggctgcgggccgatcgggaaacggtgggagggcgatggggcggcggaggtgcgtttgcacggccggcatcgccgcacgcctccgcttgtgtggctgtggcggcggccgcgctggccgggctggcgcggcgacggtgtggcacttttgccgaaggtttggccattgtggcgggtcgtcggctggggctgtgggggcggcatgtgggcgggggcggcgattctcggcgggccgagccaggctgtagcgcgcggtagctgcagtttggccgtggtttgcggcgctgccgtggcgactggttggcgactgtggtgtggccgtgtgtagccccatcctcggtggtttgaacggcgcgggtggttgcggcgcaggtttggggctggtccgcacaggctgtcggacgttgggcggtagcaagcgcgggaggcgcggcgcggcggcgcgcagagtggcggccgctctctcggccgtccgcgcccgcccgcgacactggctgggcctggcggcgcggcggctattctctgccgccgtgcttgccgcctgccgctctcgctctcgctctcgtgtgtgtacgcgcgtcgtcgaaataatggcagatcaggcggctacgaacgagactgctgcggcacccgccgccaccggcacgacgaagaaggccaagtctgcggcgtctgcgaagaagccgcgcgccaagcctgcgcacccgcgcacctctgagatggtgacggccgccatcaagagtctgaaggagcgcggcggctcgtcgctgcaggcgatcaagaagtacattgccgcgcactacaagctggacgcggagaagctggcgccctttatcaagaagtacctcaagtcggccgtcgtggctggcgagctggtgcagacgaaggggaagggcgcgtccggctctttcaagcttgccggcgccggcggcggggcggccgagggcggcaaggcccgtgccggcggtgcgaagaagaagcgcgccgctccggccagcaaggagaagaagggcgcccgtgcggccggcgcaaagaaggctggtggcgtgaaggcggcgaccggtcggaaggcgggcgccgccaagaaggcgtctgcggcgtcggcggctcccgcgggtgcgaagaaggcggctgcggccaagccggccaaggccaagtcgccgtcgaaggcgaagaaggccgcgaaggttccgacgaagaagccgaaggcgccgcgcccgaagaaggcgacgacgccgtctaaggcgaaggcttcgcccaagaagaagaagtgaagttaaagtaaagaaaggaaaggggaaggaagggaagggctggcgcttgaccccgtcgtcccccacccccctcccccgcgtcgtctagtggcgcgcgatggcacggctgcgcgcggcccaaaacggcccttctcagggccatcagaggacgtcgggaaggcgttgattgtcgtgcttggcgcgttgtgttgtcttgtttgggtggccgtgcgtgcatgcgccggggtgtgtgtgtgtgtgtgtgtgtggggttggttggtgtttgtgtggcgtttctgtatgacccttgtgggtactgtgtgcgtgccgtggtggttggattgtggggccggtggcggtaggcggcggcgcgcggtagcggagcggttgtggccgttttgttttgtgttttgtattttgtgcggcggccgacggttggtttctcatgtttctggagactctgtttgtttgcttgctttgcggatggcgcgtcttgtttgttatgtgtgtgtcctctctgtgtgaaagggggacggggacgttgagacgtggaagtggccggcgggaattgggaaggcgcggtggcgcctcggagacggcggcggccagccacccgtggtgacgtcgtccggctgtttgtttgtgtgtatttgaaggggtggggtgggatgacgtcgattgtgattgttggcgagagcggctgtgtacgggagggagggtggggaattgtggtggttgttttaacggggctagagagagaggctgggcggcaagaccgacaaaagttttgctcgcgacggagagatgttagtggccctgaaaagggccgttttttttgtgttgcgcgcgtgcggtgccgtgccgcggctaagcggtttaggcgcgctcgccgcggatgcggcgcgcgagctggatgtccttgggcatgatggtgacgcgcttggcgtggattgcgcacaggttggtgtcttcgaagaggccgacgaggtaggcctcgctggcctcctgcag
The genomic region above belongs to Schistocerca nitens isolate TAMUIC-IGC-003100 unplaced genomic scaffold, iqSchNite1.1 HiC_scaffold_500, whole genome shotgun sequence and contains:
- the LOC126232425 gene encoding uncharacterized protein LOC126232425 codes for the protein MHVRQHRYPYTRPPIAHSRSVFNIINGAPAARRGRSHDAAATFAPTHSRTAKQLADPPTQHSRQTKTTAAAATKQNKHLAPSVRQKTNGQAHRPLLTTTTQRHAAPFPPLSIHSARDPVVDDDTRRARFPQPTPFRHYARLHPTPVATALLHALSPPPPPPPPPPPPPPLSPFPYTTTQPKTHSRPKHNNMARASAHTPNQSPSTQPHARHGKTGVLPRCHQSSTNNHTGGTTNNCRPAGNHQTHIPARHHTPLGSRFAKT